The nucleotide window ATTACGGTTTCATTTTGAACGTGCTTTCCTTATAGATAGTTTATTCTCTATAATAATTTGCGGAATGAATGTGTACCAATATAATTTTCTTTCAAGATTACTTGTTTGTtagtagatttatttttttattctggcCTCATTTCTTTTCGAATTCATTGGATCATCTTATGTTTCCGCGATAAAATTATAAGGTTCAAATATAGTATATACAAATTTTACTTTGAAAATGAAATAACAAAGGGTCGGTAGACCTGATCACGGTTTCAGAATTAATGACTTCGGTTATGGACGGTGTAGAATCGAATCGTTAAAACCCGGTTCTGATCTGATTCGGAGCCGTCGAATCGATTCCCGATCGCGTTATGGTAAGGTTTCTAAGTTTGTCTAGGGGTTCGTAGGCTCACAGCAAGAAGACATTTAAGTGGGACCCACTTTTATagcattgctttttttttttgtgtgttcgTGCAGCCGTTACCCACTTGCGGTGCTGTCCATGTAAATGCAATATCACGAGGATCACTTCGGTGCGCACGCGGGTATGCTAGCCAGCGGGCAAGTCGTGTCGACTGAGTTCCGTTTCCGGTTTCACTTCCCTGAATATGCTGCACACGCGCGTGGCGTACGCGCACGGTGTACGCGCAGCTATCATGTGGTTGTAAAAGCGATCGTCATCCGACGCAGCGGGGAATTACGTTTCGTTTTACGAGGAAAAAAGATTCGACGCTTTGATAACCGTCTGATCTTGAGATCTTAACGGCTGAGAGAGGGCCACCGGCACATGTCAAAACAGCATCTATATCTTTGCAAGCTTGCTTCCAGCAGTCCAATACCAGACGCCTCAAGAGGAAGAAACCTTCGGCTTCGGTCTGTTGGGGCGATCTCGTATTCCCGCACGTCGCCGTCGAGGTCCATCTTCCCCTCTTAGCTTCTTCCAtggtttttcttttgttttttctcttctttaCCGAAGTTGATGATTTAGTGTTTTGATTGTTCCTTTTTTCCGATCTGAAATCGATCCATTTTCGTTTGATCCCGTATGGGTTTACTTCGGATCCACGAGCTGTTGCTATGGTCTGTGTTTCTGTAACTCTCCGCCTTTGCATCTGGGAGAAGAATCCAGATGTCTCGTTTTGGGTTCAAAATATGGGTTTTTtcaatttcttttttcttatttgtgatggaatcttttaaattttgatttttcttcttgGTATCTAGATCATAAGATGAATACCTGTTATCATATTTGATTGTTGTGCTGCGGGATTATGGTTGTTTGTGTGCGGAATTTGCTTTATTTACTAAATAGGACATCTATCCCTGAGGTCTCCTTGGATCCAATGTAGTGCCATGTAAAAGTGGTGGTAGATcacaattttgatgattttcttcCAAAAGGTGGTAATTTCATCGTTGATCTGTAGATTTAGTTTTTAGCTTTTTTTCCCCTCttgttttgaaatttattaaactGAAACTAAAAATTGTAAATTTTTTGTATATTTCTATATTGTGATTTTTGGCCAGGAATTCCATGGatctgtttttttttatgatgggtcatagtatttatgttttatattaataataaggTGTGTATGCCACAACTTTCTGTTAGGATAGAAAAACTTGTTCCGTGGCAAACTGTTAGCATCAGCATAATAGAACAGAAAATATGATGCTTTGACTATGAATGTCATATGTATATGCACTAGCATTTAGAATTATGCTGTTGAGATGCTGCAGGCGAGGTTTTAGTTGCTGGCAGCTGACAGTATGTACCATCAGCATGGTATGATAAATTGGATGTTCTTCTAGATCTAAAATGAAAATGCACAACGGGTTTCCAAAGGAAAAAGAGCTATCTACTTGTGTCCTTGGTCATTGGCTGATTCTCTAATCTCTGCTTTTGTCTAGCCTTGACAAGATGATGCGAGGTGACAAGATAAGAGTGGAAAACCAGAGACGTGATAGGGATAAGGGTTAGGTATCCTGGCACATGTTGGGATGAACTGGAACCTGTCCTTCTTGTTAATTGATTAATCTTATTAAAATACATGACACCAGGTCCACTCGATGATGAACAACGCAAGACAGGTTGTTAAAGGAGAAGCATATTGGTATCCTAGTATAATAATCTAGGATAAATTTAGTGTTGCTTAGATTATAGAGAATAAGTTGATAAGCCACAATATGAAACTTTAGGCAATAGTGATTGAACTAAGACTAAGATTTTAAATAAGTATCTTCAAAAATACATTTGGTTCTATGCTCAGAAGATCAACCAcataaattattttatcatgacaattaatataaaaataatagcaaGGAGAAGGACATATGTATTATTCTTATTGATCTTACATATTCCTAGAATGGAGCGTTTCAATAGGCTTTTCATAAGACAGTGCTATTTATTTGTTTGATTAATGTGATAGAAGACACAATAGAGTTGTGATTAGCATTTATGACCATGGATGTAGTCATGTTCTCTATAACTATGTATGTACATCAAGGATGTTGTTGGGTGTTTTTCTCTTCAATTTGATTATGGATAAAGTTTCCGTATTCAAGATGAACTTCAATGGTGCATGTTCTTTGAGAATGATGTTCTTATTGATGAGAATTTAGTTGCATTTTAATTGGAACTTGACCATTGTTGACAAATGCTAGAAACTAGGTGTTTTAGATAATATGGAACTAAAACCAAACTACATGAAGTGACTTTAACGATTCCAAGGGAAGAATTTTGATTATAGTAATGATGAATGGACAAGCGTTTCCTAGAACTGTAACTTCTAAATATCTTGGATTCACATTCAGTGTAAAGACATTTTTTATAGAGTTGATATGGGATGGTCAAAGTAGGGAAGGACGTCAAACATTTTATGATGTCATGtggatattaaattaaaataaaatcttatgatacaaTGGTAAGGCCAACAATGATTTGTGTTGAAACATTGTGCAATTAGAAATTAGTATGTAGAAGAAGCTAGTGTCATAGAGATGGATGTGTCTGGTTACtagaaataatataaaatagGACAAGGAATTAGTGGATCCTTTCTTGTCAATTGCAGTTAATTTAGGCAGCCTATTACATGAGACTTCTGCCAATGTGGTATGACAAGGTTTAATATACACAGCCTTGCATTGCAAATTGCAATGTGGTTAGGTCGCAATGAAGCCACATTACTGCCACCAAGTTTCCCAAGTAAATGTAATTATATTTGAAGTTTTAGGTGCATCTTTGACCTTGATCGTCAACATCTATAACTATTCTTAAAATCTTTAGACCACATGCGTCACTTAAGATATGAAGTCACTAGAAGCTTGATTTGATGTTCTGTCACTGAAACAAGTTGAAATAATTTTGTGAAAACTCACAAGACAGCATGACACCTTTTGCTAAGGTTTCTGTATAGTCTCTGAAAGCATTAAGAGACATTTCCTTGGCCTGGTTGTTTTAGGTAGTTGTTTAGAATCATTAGTTATTTATTTATCTTCTAGGTCTTCTGTCTCATACAGTTGATAGAATTGTCATATGGAAGTGgctaatttttatttgttttttttaaaCCATAATATAATGTTGATTCTCGTGTGATTCGTTTAACCCTTTAATCTTCTATATCAACCATCCTTCATTGCTGCATATAAATTTTGATTCTAGCCATGTTATTCAACCTTATTTTCTTCTGTCACTTGTCTGAAAAAAGATCTGACAGTTACTTGGGAAATGTGCAAATTTCAACACATGATTTTTTAGTAATAATGGACTCTGCTCAAGAGAATTGCTTTTCCCTGTTCTGTATATTGCTGCCATTGTTTAGTATGATATTTGATTCTTTTCATGTTTCTTAACTCGATATTCTTTGTCCTTATTGATTATAACAAGAATACTTTTCAATGATTAGGCAATTTGATATTGATTTATGGTCAATTTAAAATTATACAGTTGGACGATGGTGatttgttttttcaaaaaattgtgCAGTGATGTAATGACGGTATGTAATTCGTTGGAGGGTAATTTGGGGTTTCTTTGCTAGAGGATAACCTAGGCTTACTCTTACTACGTTTTAGATGAATTTCTGTTATCTAATTTTACCATTGGAAGTTCTCCATTTTTTACTACTGTACATGATTTTTCATGTCTATTGAGCTTGTTTGAACTGCTGTGAGGATGAGTTCATTTAGAATCTTGCATAGCAAAATGCTAGTCTACATGGAATACTGAGGTTCAGAGATTGGCCAAGTCTATGTTGACATTGAAACATTGCGATTGTAATTGGTCCTATCAGTcaaattataatcatatatcatcggATTGGAGTTGCTCAGTGTTAACACAGGAACAACCAGGTTCACCAGATTAATTTGGGATTGACCAGCATCTTCCAGCTAGGTTGAGATAGATTGGAATCCTCTGAATCATTTATGGTTTTGACTGAATTATTCTAGATCGAAATCAGTAGTAGTATGGTATGATTATGATAGGTTGAAAATTACTAGTGCTTTTATCAGTGTTAACTGGGATTGGCCATGATTACCCTGCCCCAAAATTCATGGATCACATGTCAAATCAGATTTCTTGATTTTTGACAATCCTCTGGAATTGCTTAAGCTATTGAATGTGTTATGAGTAGGTCAAGTGAGTTGTACACATCAGAACTAGAAGAATGCATGGAGTTTTTCTTCATCATTGGTACATGGCTGGGTAATCTTTGTTCCTAAGAGTCCAACCTCACAATCTTTTGAAGTCAATAATTTGGCATTTCTCCCATCTTTATGTGACTGATTATTCTAAACTATGCTTCAATGGTCCTAAAAAGAACAGAGTAGGTTGGTACTTAGGTTTTCCCTTGAAAAAGATGTCCATTTTATTAGTTTCCAATGTTGAAGGACAAAGTTTGCTTCATTTTGTCATAATACTTCTCTCATCCAAATTCCATACTATGCATATAATCTCTTTCTTCAATCTTTATACTATATTGTGGTATAACCCTGTCttgcatattattatttttattattttgtttctcAGTGTAATGCAGAACTCTTGCTAACTGATTTCTGAAGAAAATTTGTGGATTTTCTTTGAATTGCATGGAGAACCTGTTACTTTTAGGTTGTTGTAGTTGATGTCTTTTTAACCTTGGGATAGCATCAGTATTCACTGTTTTTGGACCACATTTTGATGTTTCTTGTGCATATCTTAAATTGTAAACATGTACTATCTATGCACACTGCTGTTATCCTTGTTTATGGAATGACTTTCATCAAAATATCTCAAGCTGTCTGGCTTAGTTCTAGGAATTCTTTTGATGCCTATTCttttcaaatcttcttatttgccAGATCATTTGCAGTAGGTTTTCCTAGACTATTCCGGCACAAGCTAGCTGAAATGGCTGAAACGGATAAGAACATTGAGATCTGGAAAGTCAAGAAATTGATCAAGGCTCTGGAAGCAGCTAGAGGTAATGGCACTAGCATGATCTCTCTAATTATGCCGCCTCGTGATCAAGTTTCTCGAGTCACTAAGATGCTGGGTGATGAATATGGAACTGcatcaaatatcaaaagtagagTCAATCGACAGTCTGTTCTAGGTGCGATTACTTCCGCTCAGCAGAGACTCAAGCTATACAACAAGGTTCCTCCGAATGGACTAGTTTTATACACCGGAACTATTGTTACTGAAGATGGAAAAGAGAAGAAAGTCACAATAGATTTTGAGCCATTCAAGCCCATCAATGCATCTCTTTACCTCTGTGATAACAAGTTTCATACAGAGGCATTAAATGAACTTTTGGAATCTGATGACAAGTTTGGTTTCATAGTTATGGATGGCAATGGTACACTCTTTGGCACTTTAAGTGGAAATACACGTGAGGTTCTTCACAAGTTCACAGTTGACCTTCCAAAAAAGCATGGTAGAGGTGGTCAATCAGCACTACGATTTGCTCGCCTTAGGATGGAGAAGCGCCATAACTATGTCCGCAAAACTGCTGAGCTTGCGACTCAATTTTTTATCAATCCTGCCACAAGTCAGCCTAATGTTGCAGGATTAATTCTGGCTGGGTCTGCTGATTTTAAGACAGAGTTAAGCCAATCTGATATGTTTGATCAACGGCTACAGGCTAAAATTCTCAATGTGGTTGATGTGTCATATGGAGGCGAGAATGGTTTCAACCAAGCCATTGAGCTATCAGCTGAGATTCTATCAAATGTCAAGTTCATACAGGAAAAGAAATTGATAGGCAAGTACTTTGAGGAAATAAGTCAAGACACAGGAAAGTATGTGTTTGGTGTTGAGGACACCTTGAAAGCTCTTGAGATGGGTGCCGTTGAGACCTTGATTGTGTGGGAAAATTTGGATATAAACCGGTATGTCCTGAAGCATAGCACTAGTGGTGAGACTGTCATAAAGCATTTGCGGAAGGATCAGGAAACAGATCAGAATAATTTTTTGGATTCCGTAACCTCCTCAGAGCTGGAAGTACAGGAGAAAATTTCCCTGCTGGAGTGGTTTGCAAATGAATACAAGCGCTTTGGATGTACTCTTGAATTTGTTACTAACAAATCTCAGGAGGGATCTCAGTTTTGCAGAGGCTTCGGTGGCATTGGGGGAATCCTTCGTTATCAGCTTGACTTGAGGGCCTTcgatgagctttccgacgaggaaTATGATGAAGATTCCGAATAGCAATCAGCCAACCAATTACTGGATTCGGTCCAGAGGGAGCCTGTGCTGGCCCCACCTGTGACCGAACTTGCTCTCTTGAATTGCACACATCTCAAAAACTATGGACGGGGTATgatactttttttcttttattatcattCTGTTAGAACATCAGCATTTCCTACAGTTGTGATTTTTCAGGTTCTAAATCTCATAGTTTATTTCTACAACCTATAGTCTTTTCATCTTGCAGGAGCTGCACAACAGATTGAGGCGACAAAGCGTGGGACTTAATTAGCTGCTGAAATGAGATATACTTACGCAGAAGATGAAGGTTTCTCGGATGCAGTGGTTAACGTGAAAACGTGGGACCagttatttataatataataccTGGGTACTATGGTCTGTTTTGTTTTCTGTCGATGCTGTCTTCCAGTCTTAGCCAGTCGGAAGATTTGTCATTAGGTTTGATTTGATGCTTGCAACTGCTTTCTTCTTAAGATAGAACCTATTTTATTATATATGTGCTGTTATTAGCAAGACCGTTCTGCGTCACTCTCAGCATAATCGAGAAATGCGACTCTTTTATTGTCTATGGTCGGTAGCATTGTCAGTCATATATCGGAAGAAAGCTGTGTTCTTATGACTGGGCCTTTTCTGACTCGGAGCAAAGAGGTATTGCATTCAATCAGGTGCGTCTTTTCTTTTTGCTTGTGTTATTCATCTATTGATTGGATGGTATCCTTAATCTGAGATTGGTCTTCAAATCTGGTTTCGGCCCCTGTCATTCTAAATGTCAGCCTAGTCAAAGAGATGGAAGTGTTTGTGTGAAGAGCGGGTGTTTTGGGGTGGGTTGGTTGGCCCACATGGATGGTTTTCCACAATTAATGTGGTAGGCGTTGTTGGGTCAATGGTACCAATCAACGTTAATTGTTATTACTATCACCTGTGCGTTGCACCACTTTCCCTCCCTCCAGCATTAACTCTCCTGTGACTCTTCTCTTGCAAGCTAACAACACAGTTTCGATCATGAAAACAGACAGTAGCATTAATAGCTGCTGGATAAGGATTAACATCAATTTCCATCTCAATCCATAGAATAGAGAGGATCACATGGATGTATGTTTGTTGGGAGGGGATTTTTTAACCACATTCTATCAATTTGGCACATCAAACAAGCAATTACTAAGCAGTCAAATTTTGGTAATCAAACTAACACGCTCTCTCAACTACTCTCTTTATGCTTCACGTATCACTAATTCATTGAAAAGAAGACCCGTCTTCCCGAGTCTTTAATGCCTCCCAACTATCAGCAGCTGTTGTTCCAACACCCATAAGGCTCACGATTTTTCGCTTCGACTCCCATCCTTCCTCCCGCCCACTGCATCGAAATCCACTCGAGTTTGGATCTCGGCAGTCCCAGGTACCGATAGGTGCTTGaaggagctctctctctctctctctctctctctttttgttgCGGTCTTTGGTTGATTGAACTTGGAgtgaacaagagagagagagagagagatctgaatGGTTTTTAGTAGCTTTGGAGCCTCCGACACAAAACTTTTtgcctttattttttttattgtgagGTGGGTTTGATGAACAGTTCCGACGGCAATTCCGAAGGCTTTCTCCAGTTCTTTGCTTCTTTTGCTGTTTGATTTGGCCAGATATGGTTGGATAGGACGATTGAAGCGTGCTAGAGTTGATTTATGCCTGTAAGCTAGGAGCTTTGTAGGTTAGCTCGAGAAGATCTACAGTTCGTTGGTCGGCTGGCATGTTGGAGACCGGCTCTCTAATTATGTGAGGTACAATTAACGAGAAGAGGCATGAAAATTAActtgttgttgcaaatttggcTGACCGAGTTCTCGTATTTTTTTCTCCAGGAGAAGGAAGATGTCTGGAGTTGGGAGATCACATTGACGGCATCATCCAATCAAGCCCTGTTCTTCGCTTATTTCCTATTATTTCTTAGCAAATCTTATTACTGGCTGAACTAGTGAAGTTCTGCTGTGTTCACTACTCGAGAGAAAGATGGTTGGCACTGTTGAAAAGAATCATGCTTCTGTTAACTCGAACGGTTCCCTTCACAATTCCAATGGTGCCGAAGAAAAGCTAGATGAGCTTCGTCGCCTCCTCGGCAAAACTGATGGTGACCTGCTAAAGATAGTTGGTGTTGGGGCTGGTGCCTGGGGCAGTGTGTTTGCTGCCCTCCTGCAAGATGCTTATGGTCATTTTCGTGATAAGGTTCAGATAAGGATATGGAGACGGCCTGGTAGATCAGTTGATCGATCCACAGCTGAGCATCTGTTTGAGGTTATCAATTCAAGGGAGGAT belongs to Musa acuminata AAA Group cultivar baxijiao chromosome BXJ1-11, Cavendish_Baxijiao_AAA, whole genome shotgun sequence and includes:
- the LOC135596970 gene encoding eukaryotic peptide chain release factor subunit 1-3-like isoform X1; its protein translation is MSKQHLYLCKLASSSPIPDASRGRNLRLRSVGAISYSRTSPSRSFAVGFPRLFRHKLAEMAETDKNIEIWKVKKLIKALEAARGNGTSMISLIMPPRDQVSRVTKMLGDEYGTASNIKSRVNRQSVLGAITSAQQRLKLYNKVPPNGLVLYTGTIVTEDGKEKKVTIDFEPFKPINASLYLCDNKFHTEALNELLESDDKFGFIVMDGNGTLFGTLSGNTREVLHKFTVDLPKKHGRGGQSALRFARLRMEKRHNYVRKTAELATQFFINPATSQPNVAGLILAGSADFKTELSQSDMFDQRLQAKILNVVDVSYGGENGFNQAIELSAEILSNVKFIQEKKLIGKYFEEISQDTGKYVFGVEDTLKALEMGAVETLIVWENLDINRYVLKHSTSGETVIKHLRKDQETDQNNFLDSVTSSELEVQEKISLLEWFANEYKRFGCTLEFVTNKSQEGSQFCRGFGGIGGILRYQLDLRAFDELSDEEYDEDSE
- the LOC135596970 gene encoding eukaryotic peptide chain release factor subunit 1-3-like isoform X2, with protein sequence MAETDKNIEIWKVKKLIKALEAARGNGTSMISLIMPPRDQVSRVTKMLGDEYGTASNIKSRVNRQSVLGAITSAQQRLKLYNKVPPNGLVLYTGTIVTEDGKEKKVTIDFEPFKPINASLYLCDNKFHTEALNELLESDDKFGFIVMDGNGTLFGTLSGNTREVLHKFTVDLPKKHGRGGQSALRFARLRMEKRHNYVRKTAELATQFFINPATSQPNVAGLILAGSADFKTELSQSDMFDQRLQAKILNVVDVSYGGENGFNQAIELSAEILSNVKFIQEKKLIGKYFEEISQDTGKYVFGVEDTLKALEMGAVETLIVWENLDINRYVLKHSTSGETVIKHLRKDQETDQNNFLDSVTSSELEVQEKISLLEWFANEYKRFGCTLEFVTNKSQEGSQFCRGFGGIGGILRYQLDLRAFDELSDEEYDEDSE